The nucleotide window TGAACATCGACAAGGTGCGCAACTATTACAGCACCATCGACACCCGCGCCGCTGTCATCCAAACTATCCTGCATTTCAAACGGATAGAGTTCATGTTTGAAGGCATACGCTGGTTCGATATACTCCGCCACAAACTACCGGTGACCCACGTTTCCTTCGATGGCAAAACCAAAATAGTGCTGGGTCCCAACGACCCACGCCGTATGGTTCAGATACCGCAGGAAGCTCAGCTTTCCGGCCTGGAATTAAATCCCAGATAAAACACCCTTCAAATCCGATTATATGAAACACAGATATATCATCACCCTGTTAGCCGCCGGCCTCATCACCCTGGCTGGTTGCAGTAAAAAAGAAAATCTCGACGTATCCAACCTGTTCCCGGAGAACAACCAGGCGCCTACCGCACTGGACAACTGGATCACCGATAATTATACCAAACCGTATAACATCGAAATAAAATACAAATGGGACCCTTTCGCAGTGTCAACAGATAAAACACTCGTTCCCGTTAAGGAAAATATAGTGATCCCCGTGATGGACCTCATCCGGAAAACATGGATAGATCCCTATGTGAAAGAAGCAGGGCTGCCCTTCTTCCTCAAATACTGCCCCAAACAGTTTGTACTCGTAGGAAGCGCCAAGTTCAACTCCAACGGAACCATTACCCTGGGTGAAGCAGAAGGCGGAAAAACAATACAACTGTTACGCCTAAACGATTTTAATCAGAAAGATGAAGCATTTGTAAAATTCATGCTGCACACTATCCATCATGAATTTGCACATATCATGCATCAAACCATCTTTTATCCGAGAGAATTCAAAGCCCTGACTCCCAGCGGATATACGGGGACCTGGAACAACACTTCCCTCCAGGAGGCACTGGACCTGGGTTTCATCACTCCTTATGCCCGTTCGAAGGCAGATGAGGATTTTGTGGAAATGGCGTCCACTATGCTCACAGAAGGTAAAGACGGTTTTGAAAAAATAGTCAACAAATCAACTACCGCAACCGGAAAAGATATGCTCCGACAGAAAGCAGAGATTGTCAGAACCTATTTCCAGAAAAGCTGGAAGATTGATTTTGACAGCCTGCAACTGAAAACCGCTACTGCGATTGCCGAGGCAATCAGGTAGTTTTTTTTGTAACAACGACTATAACGATCAAGCATATATGAAAAAAGTTATCATAGCAGGACTGTTGTTATGCACCTTTGCTACAGCATGCCGCAAAGACAATGATGGTTCTGTTTTCGGGGTAAAACCGGAAGAACGGATGAACACCACACTCAAGGCTTACAAATCACAGCTGACCGGCGGTGCCAACGGCTGGAAGGCCTATCTGTT belongs to Chitinophaga sp. HK235 and includes:
- a CDS encoding putative zinc-binding metallopeptidase, producing the protein MKHRYIITLLAAGLITLAGCSKKENLDVSNLFPENNQAPTALDNWITDNYTKPYNIEIKYKWDPFAVSTDKTLVPVKENIVIPVMDLIRKTWIDPYVKEAGLPFFLKYCPKQFVLVGSAKFNSNGTITLGEAEGGKTIQLLRLNDFNQKDEAFVKFMLHTIHHEFAHIMHQTIFYPREFKALTPSGYTGTWNNTSLQEALDLGFITPYARSKADEDFVEMASTMLTEGKDGFEKIVNKSTTATGKDMLRQKAEIVRTYFQKSWKIDFDSLQLKTATAIAEAIR